From Temnothorax longispinosus isolate EJ_2023e chromosome 3, Tlon_JGU_v1, whole genome shotgun sequence, one genomic window encodes:
- the LOC139809735 gene encoding uncharacterized protein, whose translation MLGRQSKSYKRREDCEKSDEPRAVCKDTIKERNDCKPKCEKRRKERDISEKERRKCTGSSRKRSNSCRRINSSRAGDKSCNKVDGKRRYSQQSIFSVPQDRKFFSTLIPDIALGTNISKTTQRFYASCSKDEKDRKQSPSCEKRRRKCETKEKDEIKKRCVKGPAKCILRKKTIHKLRTCQSTQKDKHKKSCKSTKKSNREEFCTSRKKEFMKNEKLKTDSVKPCTSSIMKDKKPKEQSMKGQIGREYKEIDECKKGFKKEKGGNKAKMVSVEHKPSGLGRIISSYKEQKKDSEKFASTPNESITSTDTIFKWFIIQSRVINDKLPIVAKDVRLFNIMFDRSFSTAKLDYQDDFAIERTMSNGEMAQNYSANSDDFIHDDELPNYVEIEYEDEEDDVYDIEPLVDRSPESIESYTQNSQKPQ comes from the exons ATGTTAGGACGGCAATCAAAGTCATATAAACGACGCGAAGATTGCGAGAAATCCGATGAGCCCCGTGCAGTTTGTAAAGATACAATAAAAGAAAGGAATGATTGTAAACCAAAATGCGAGAAACGACGCAAGGAACGTGACATCAGCGAGAAAGAGCGGCGAAAGTGCACTGGAAGCAGTCGAAAGCGATCCAACAGCTGTCGTAGAATAAATTCTTCCCGAGCCGGTGATAAAAGCTGCAACAAAGTAGACGGAAAACGACGTTACTCGCAACAATCAATTTTCTCCGTCCCGCAAGATCGTAAATTTTTCTCCACTTTGATTCCCGATATCGCTCTCGGCACGAATATAAGCAAGACAACGCAGAGATTTTATGCTAGCTGCAGCAAAGATGAGAAAGATCGAAAACAGAGTCCGTCTTGCGAGAAACGAAGGAGAAAATGCGAGACCAAGGAAAAAGATGAAATCAAGAAAAGGTGCGTGAAAGGTCCAGCTAAATGTATATTGAGAAAGAAAACTATTCACAAGCTGCGAACCTGTCAGTCTACACAAAAAGATAAACACAAGAAATCATGCAAATCCACGAAAAAATCCAATCGTGAAGAATTTTGTACTAgtagaaagaaagaatttatgaaaa ACGAGAAACTCAAAACAGACTCAGTGAAACCATGTACATCATCTATCATGAAAG ATAAAAAGCCTAAGGAACAATCAATGAAGGGACAAATAGGTCGCGAATACAAAGAGATAGATGAATGCAAGAAGGGCttcaagaaagagaaagggggCAATAAAGCCAAAATGGTTTCCGTAGAACACAAGCCGTCGGGCTTGGGCCGCATAATCAGTTCATATAAAGAACAGAAGAAGGATAGCGAAAAGTTTGCAAGTACGCCTAACGAATCAATCACTTCTACGGATACCATATTCAAGTGGTTCATCATTCAATCTCGGGTTATTAATGACAAGCTTCCAATTGTCGCCAA GGATGTTAGACTGTTCAATATAATGTTTGATCGATCATTTTCTACCGCGAAACTGGATTATCAGGATGATTTTGCTATCGAACGAACTATGAGCAATGGTGAAATGGCTCAGAATTATTCTGCCAATAGCGACGATTTTATTCACGATGATGAATTGCCGAATTATGTCGAAATAGAGTATGAGGACGAAGAGGATGACGTTTACGACATTGAGCCACTAGTCGATCGGTCTCCGGAATCGATTGAATCTTATACGCAAAACTCGCAAAAGCcacagtaa